Proteins from a single region of Treponema primitia ZAS-1:
- a CDS encoding metal ABC transporter solute-binding protein, Zn/Mn family gives MSRVSFSHAISSRTLFAAIVFFTVSSILFAGGKKDSPAETASTGKVVLASTSWVAAIAKAAGAENVRILAPLDLRHPPEYELKPSDLAAASKADIIIYAGWEQFAKKLADTAGSAGIRTITVTTSNAPAEFRAEAEKIATVLGTEDALEEWWKSFEPFAEDLREKIIAAYPNKRAVVQRMQTPFAAWLGFEIIGEYGPAEPSPAVILEMVQARPALVIDNYHGPSGQPIAEAAKTPYAELLNFPGKDGTLSIEDVFRYNADVLIKAAAGRTAVK, from the coding sequence ATGTCAAGGGTGTCTTTTTCTCATGCCATTTCGTCCAGGACGTTATTTGCCGCTATCGTTTTCTTCACAGTTTCCTCCATCCTTTTTGCGGGGGGTAAAAAAGACAGCCCCGCCGAAACTGCATCCACCGGCAAGGTAGTCCTTGCCTCTACTTCCTGGGTAGCGGCCATAGCCAAGGCGGCGGGCGCTGAAAATGTGCGTATCCTGGCGCCTCTGGATCTGCGGCATCCTCCGGAGTACGAACTCAAGCCTTCGGACTTAGCGGCGGCAAGCAAGGCGGATATTATCATCTACGCCGGGTGGGAACAGTTCGCTAAAAAGCTGGCGGATACGGCGGGCAGCGCGGGGATACGGACCATAACGGTGACCACCTCCAACGCTCCGGCGGAATTCCGGGCGGAAGCTGAAAAAATAGCCACGGTACTGGGCACAGAAGATGCGCTTGAGGAATGGTGGAAAAGCTTTGAGCCCTTTGCGGAAGATCTGCGGGAGAAAATCATCGCCGCATACCCGAACAAGCGGGCGGTGGTCCAGCGTATGCAGACCCCCTTTGCCGCATGGCTGGGCTTTGAGATCATCGGAGAATATGGCCCTGCGGAGCCTTCCCCAGCGGTGATCCTGGAAATGGTACAGGCCCGACCCGCCCTGGTGATCGACAACTACCACGGACCTTCGGGGCAGCCCATAGCGGAGGCAGCCAAAACACCCTACGCAGAATTGTTGAACTTCCCCGGTAAGGACGGGACCCTAAGCATAGAAGATGTGTTCCGCTACAATGCGGATGTTCTTATAAAAGCGGCTGCCGGCCGCACAGCGGTGAAGTAA
- a CDS encoding metal ABC transporter ATP-binding protein: protein MINPTEPAIEARNITAGYGKVTVLRNISLRIEKGSITAFCGPNGAGKSTFLKLCLGILRPREGSMSVMGGKPGSLGFRRTLLRMGYVPQNTIGGSLPTTVREAVSMGRYGMAGFCRPLSRRDKALVESAMEAAGVADLAKRRVQELSGGQTQRVAIARSLAMEPELLMLDEPTSNLDAGGRIDLLRVIQERQEYKHITVLIISHDDETISGCKDMYRFTEGRVEKLPFGGSSTVKPFAVKEASGG, encoded by the coding sequence ATGATCAACCCCACAGAACCGGCTATTGAAGCCCGGAATATCACCGCCGGATATGGAAAAGTGACGGTACTTAGAAATATTTCTCTCCGGATTGAGAAGGGCAGTATTACTGCGTTTTGTGGCCCTAATGGCGCGGGTAAATCCACTTTCCTCAAGCTCTGTCTGGGGATACTCCGTCCGCGGGAGGGTTCCATGTCTGTCATGGGCGGCAAACCCGGGTCGCTGGGATTTCGGCGTACCCTGCTGCGTATGGGTTATGTTCCCCAGAACACCATTGGGGGCAGCCTGCCAACCACGGTTCGGGAAGCGGTTTCCATGGGGCGCTACGGTATGGCGGGATTCTGCCGGCCCTTGTCCCGGCGGGACAAAGCGCTGGTGGAATCGGCCATGGAAGCCGCCGGGGTGGCGGATCTGGCAAAGCGCCGGGTCCAGGAACTTTCCGGCGGCCAGACCCAGCGGGTAGCCATTGCCCGGTCTCTGGCTATGGAGCCGGAACTCCTCATGCTGGACGAACCGACTTCCAATCTGGATGCCGGCGGGCGAATAGATTTACTGCGGGTTATCCAAGAACGGCAGGAGTACAAACACATCACGGTCCTCATCATTTCCCATGACGATGAAACGATATCCGGATGTAAGGATATGTACCGCTTCACCGAAGGCCGGGTAGAAAAACTCCCCTTCGGCGGAAGCAGTACGGTAAAGCCCTTCGCGGTAAAGGAGGCCTCCGGTGGGTGA
- a CDS encoding metal ABC transporter permease has product MGELLAMPFFSRGLIALCATGIAFPVLGIFILNLELIPARFAVMHAALLGGAIALILGFNVSVAAMLTSILAGIAIAIISWRGRVSAGGSLGLIMTVCMGVAFIIFYKGNVHAIEAFNLFWGNILTLTDADTRVTVITAAAILIFLCAAYKEIHIVLYDRELAWSVGVPAKLVYGGIMLSVCLGISVAMRVTGALLVDAVTILPAMAARRIGKSFKALIFIGALFGTGMNLSGFAVSFVFDIPVSSAIIIIGAAALFIIQGAESWKTYLLQRGKLNGKT; this is encoded by the coding sequence GTGGGTGAACTCCTGGCTATGCCCTTCTTCTCCCGCGGTCTCATCGCCCTTTGCGCTACCGGTATAGCCTTTCCTGTGTTGGGTATTTTCATCCTCAACCTGGAGCTTATCCCCGCCCGCTTTGCCGTGATGCACGCGGCATTACTGGGGGGCGCAATCGCCCTGATCCTGGGCTTTAATGTCAGCGTGGCAGCAATGCTCACCAGTATTTTGGCGGGTATCGCAATCGCCATCATCAGCTGGCGGGGCCGGGTTTCCGCCGGGGGCTCCCTTGGACTCATCATGACGGTCTGCATGGGTGTAGCCTTTATCATCTTCTACAAGGGCAATGTCCACGCCATCGAAGCCTTCAACCTTTTCTGGGGGAACATCCTCACCCTCACCGATGCGGATACCAGGGTTACGGTTATTACCGCCGCCGCCATACTTATTTTTCTATGTGCAGCTTATAAGGAAATACATATAGTCCTCTACGACCGGGAACTGGCATGGTCCGTAGGCGTTCCGGCGAAATTGGTATACGGCGGGATCATGCTTTCGGTGTGCTTAGGTATCTCCGTGGCCATGCGGGTTACCGGGGCGCTCCTGGTGGACGCAGTAACCATACTTCCCGCCATGGCGGCCCGGCGTATCGGGAAAAGTTTCAAAGCCCTGATCTTCATCGGCGCTCTTTTTGGAACCGGTATGAATCTTTCAGGCTTTGCCGTATCATTTGTTTTTGATATACCCGTCAGTTCCGCTATTATTATTATCGGGGCGGCGGCACTGTTTATAATCCAGGGCGCAGAATCCTGGAAAACATATCTTCTCCAAAGAGGAAAGTTAAATGGAAAAACTTGA
- a CDS encoding class I SAM-dependent methyltransferase, whose translation MEKLDFFNDIAEKWDSTSHYDMDKIELLIKLLYIKNGDAVLDVGTGTGVLIPILLKLTGNITAIDSAEKMIELAHKKFAHTEVNFIHGDVLEYPFDDGAFDHIICYSVFPHFDDKPLAISRLAKKLKPGGLLSILHSASKEKINGIHVHAHNRDIMADNLPPAQGLISCAQNCGLREEIIIDNSEMYLFGARRKWQV comes from the coding sequence ATGGAAAAACTTGATTTTTTTAACGACATAGCGGAAAAATGGGACTCAACGAGCCACTACGACATGGATAAGATTGAATTGCTGATCAAACTTTTGTATATAAAAAATGGTGACGCAGTACTTGATGTAGGGACCGGCACCGGCGTCCTTATCCCAATCCTGTTAAAGCTTACCGGAAATATTACCGCTATTGATTCAGCAGAAAAAATGATTGAACTTGCGCATAAGAAATTTGCACACACAGAGGTTAATTTTATTCACGGCGATGTTCTGGAATATCCCTTTGATGACGGCGCCTTTGACCATATCATTTGTTATTCCGTATTCCCCCACTTTGATGATAAGCCCCTGGCCATATCCCGGCTTGCCAAAAAGCTCAAACCCGGCGGATTGTTGAGCATACTTCATTCAGCATCAAAAGAAAAAATAAACGGCATCCATGTTCACGCCCATAATCGTGATATTATGGCGGACAATCTCCCCCCGGCGCAGGGACTTATTAGCTGCGCCCAAAATTGCGGCTTGCGGGAAGAAATAATCATCGACAATTCTGAGATGTATCTTTTTGGCGCCCGCAGGAAGTGGCAGGTCTAG
- a CDS encoding class I SAM-dependent methyltransferase yields the protein MATTNTDNFDWNKIWIDAQWRNIDSGHGGECWHSWANKETAKEYFYHSLQSPTAKERIADICSLIQPGGRVLDIGAGPGNIAVPVAKIAGHLTAVEPAPGMAEVLQEQITLENMDNILFINKKWDDVDTEELLPPYDLTFASFSMGMIDLKTSIEKMMAVTLGTIVIFWHAGIQSWDQESMDIWPLLHNKPYYPVPESNIIFNLLYSMGIYPDVKVLRHTRKTVYDSFEKALETYAGRYDAKDPEQLRVLENYLQGKLYHVEGKRMLVSTDVSMRLSWPMCQTTISRSGL from the coding sequence ATGGCTACTACTAATACAGATAATTTTGATTGGAACAAGATCTGGATAGATGCCCAATGGCGAAATATTGATTCAGGCCACGGTGGTGAATGTTGGCATTCCTGGGCCAATAAGGAAACGGCGAAGGAATATTTTTACCATTCACTGCAGAGTCCTACAGCAAAGGAACGTATCGCCGATATTTGTTCTCTAATACAGCCCGGTGGGCGGGTGCTGGACATAGGCGCCGGGCCGGGAAATATCGCTGTACCGGTGGCGAAGATCGCCGGCCATCTTACGGCGGTGGAACCCGCTCCGGGCATGGCCGAGGTGTTACAGGAACAGATAACCCTTGAAAATATGGATAATATCCTTTTTATCAACAAGAAGTGGGATGATGTTGACACAGAAGAACTGCTGCCTCCCTATGATCTTACCTTCGCGTCTTTTTCCATGGGGATGATCGATCTCAAAACAAGTATTGAAAAAATGATGGCGGTAACCCTGGGGACTATCGTTATCTTCTGGCATGCGGGAATCCAGAGCTGGGATCAGGAGTCCATGGACATCTGGCCTCTGCTGCATAACAAACCCTATTACCCGGTTCCGGAAAGCAATATTATTTTCAATCTCTTGTATTCCATGGGTATATACCCGGATGTTAAGGTCCTGCGGCATACCCGTAAAACCGTATATGACTCCTTTGAAAAGGCCCTTGAAACCTATGCTGGTCGCTATGACGCAAAGGACCCGGAACAACTCCGGGTTCTGGAAAATTACCTGCAGGGAAAACTCTACCATGTGGAAGGGAAACGGATGCTTGTTTCCACGGATGTAAGTATGCGCCTTTCCTGGCCCATGTGTCAGACGACGATAAGCAGGTCAGGGTTGTAG
- a CDS encoding ABC transporter substrate-binding protein: protein MRKIHTIFAAALTALVALNSYAGPGRETGNPKAAQLSTRSLTLAIGGEPDEGFDPCTGWGRYGSPLFQSTLLEFDRNMNFTNDLAAAYSLSPDGLVWTFDIRPDAKFTDGTPVTAADVAFTFNTAKETGSEIDLTRMRIARALSPTRVEFVLDSPMSAFINLTVFLGIVPEHAYSANYGQRPIGSGPYKFVQWDKGQQLIAERNEEYYGTKPAFERLTLLFLDTDGAFAAVQSGAVDIAMTVPMLVRDIPGYSLLRAQSVDNRGVSFPSTKPGTFSADKFPVGNAVTSDIVIRKALIYGIDRTAIVRDALNGYGSIAYSVCDGLPWSNPDTKIIDSDLAGQKAALDAAGWRIAGDGIRVKDGLRASFSLIYPAGDSVRQAVAMAFAQQARGLGIEVLPQGGSWDDIGQKMYSTPVVFGWGSHSPLETYNLYYGKHATTGYNNVTNILNPTVDRYMEAALSALSTEEANSNWKKAAWDGITGYANQGDATWCWIADIEHLYYVRDGLDTGNQRIHPHGHGFPVISNIKEWKLK, encoded by the coding sequence ATGAGAAAGATCCATACTATTTTTGCTGCGGCTTTGACCGCATTGGTCGCCCTGAACAGCTATGCCGGTCCCGGCAGGGAGACCGGGAATCCCAAGGCGGCCCAACTTTCAACCCGCTCCCTGACCCTGGCCATAGGCGGGGAACCGGATGAGGGCTTTGATCCCTGTACCGGATGGGGACGCTATGGTTCCCCCCTGTTCCAGAGTACGCTCCTTGAATTTGACCGGAATATGAATTTCACCAATGATTTGGCTGCCGCCTATTCCTTGAGTCCGGATGGGCTTGTCTGGACCTTTGATATACGGCCGGACGCCAAATTTACCGATGGAACGCCGGTGACCGCCGCAGATGTGGCATTTACCTTTAATACCGCAAAGGAAACAGGAAGCGAGATTGACCTGACCCGGATGCGGATCGCCCGGGCGCTGAGCCCTACCCGGGTTGAGTTTGTGCTGGATTCCCCAATGTCCGCCTTTATCAATCTTACGGTTTTCTTAGGTATTGTACCGGAACACGCCTACTCGGCGAATTACGGGCAACGGCCCATAGGTTCGGGTCCCTACAAGTTCGTACAGTGGGATAAGGGACAGCAGCTAATCGCTGAACGGAACGAAGAATACTACGGGACTAAACCTGCGTTTGAACGGCTCACCCTGCTCTTCCTTGATACGGACGGAGCCTTTGCCGCGGTGCAATCCGGAGCGGTGGACATCGCCATGACGGTTCCCATGCTGGTACGGGATATTCCGGGCTATTCCCTTTTACGGGCCCAGAGCGTGGATAACCGGGGGGTGAGTTTCCCCTCGACCAAGCCGGGAACCTTCAGTGCCGACAAGTTTCCGGTGGGCAATGCGGTTACCAGTGATATTGTCATCAGAAAGGCTTTGATTTATGGAATTGATCGGACAGCGATTGTACGTGATGCCCTGAACGGCTATGGCAGTATCGCCTACTCTGTTTGTGATGGTCTTCCCTGGTCAAATCCGGATACAAAAATTATCGATAGCGATCTTGCGGGACAGAAAGCAGCCCTGGACGCTGCGGGCTGGAGGATCGCCGGGGATGGTATTCGGGTAAAAGATGGTCTCCGTGCATCCTTTTCCCTGATATACCCTGCGGGAGATTCGGTACGCCAGGCTGTAGCCATGGCCTTTGCCCAACAAGCCCGCGGTCTTGGCATAGAAGTACTGCCCCAGGGGGGAAGCTGGGATGACATCGGACAGAAGATGTATTCCACCCCGGTGGTGTTCGGATGGGGGAGCCATAGCCCCCTGGAAACCTATAACCTTTATTACGGCAAACATGCCACCACGGGATACAATAATGTTACCAATATCTTAAATCCTACGGTAGACCGGTATATGGAGGCTGCGCTATCGGCGTTAAGCACCGAAGAAGCAAACAGTAACTGGAAAAAAGCAGCTTGGGACGGTATCACCGGCTATGCAAACCAGGGGGACGCTACCTGGTGCTGGATAGCGGATATCGAACACCTTTATTACGTCCGCGATGGACTTGATACGGGAAACCAGCGTATCCATCCCCACGGTCACGGATTCCCGGTGATCTCAAACATCAAAGAGTGGAAGTTAAAATAA
- a CDS encoding ABC transporter permease gives MNKRVLRRIGLYALKGLVLFIAVSIAAFTLMKLSPIDPVQAYIGADASISPEQRAKIAERWGVGEAPVIQYLKWFSAIARGDFGTSILFRQPVLSVIGERAIASLALMGASWICSGLLGFILGVLAGAYHGKWPDKAIKAYCLTLSSTPTFWLALLLMIVFAVQLRILPLGLSIPMGKLESEVSLGERIRHLILPALTLSLTGVSSIAMHTRQKLAEVLESDYVLYAIARGEKKWTVIRRHGLRNIALPALTLQFTSFAELFGGSVLAEQVFAYPGLGRTAVRAGIQSDMPLLLGITLFSALFVFSGNCIADILYRVLNPQIRRLGNG, from the coding sequence ATGAATAAACGCGTCCTCCGCCGTATAGGCCTGTATGCGCTGAAAGGCTTAGTGCTTTTTATCGCCGTGAGTATTGCAGCCTTTACCCTGATGAAACTTTCACCTATTGATCCGGTGCAGGCTTATATCGGCGCGGATGCGTCAATTTCGCCTGAACAGCGGGCGAAGATCGCCGAACGCTGGGGAGTAGGGGAAGCTCCGGTGATCCAGTACCTCAAATGGTTTTCCGCCATAGCCCGGGGGGATTTCGGTACGTCGATCCTATTCAGGCAGCCGGTTCTTTCGGTTATCGGGGAACGGGCTATTGCGTCACTGGCCCTCATGGGCGCTTCCTGGATTTGCTCGGGGCTCCTGGGATTTATCCTGGGGGTTCTTGCCGGGGCCTACCACGGCAAATGGCCGGATAAGGCGATTAAGGCCTATTGCCTCACCCTGTCCAGTACCCCGACTTTTTGGCTGGCCCTGCTTTTAATGATCGTCTTTGCAGTACAGCTCAGGATACTACCCCTGGGCCTGTCCATCCCCATGGGCAAACTGGAAAGCGAAGTAAGCTTGGGTGAACGTATCCGGCATCTCATATTGCCGGCGCTGACCCTTTCCCTGACCGGGGTTTCTTCCATTGCCATGCATACCCGGCAAAAACTTGCGGAGGTGCTGGAATCAGATTATGTACTCTACGCCATAGCCCGGGGAGAAAAGAAATGGACCGTGATACGCCGCCACGGGCTGCGGAACATCGCCCTTCCGGCGCTGACCCTGCAGTTTACTTCCTTTGCGGAACTCTTCGGCGGTTCGGTCCTGGCGGAACAGGTCTTTGCCTATCCGGGGCTTGGCCGTACCGCCGTGAGGGCGGGTATACAGAGCGATATGCCCCTGCTTTTGGGGATCACCCTCTTTTCAGCCCTCTTTGTATTTTCCGGCAACTGTATCGCGGACATACTGTACCGGGTTTTAAATCCCCAGATAAGGAGGCTCGGCAATGGCTGA
- a CDS encoding ABC transporter permease produces MADVLVLKRVVFPRRVRTMVVLLFCIIFLAVVFAAGLSMVPAAYDVNFQEKNLMPGLRHPFGTDWLGRDMFARTLKGLSTSIIVGVSASAVSTLMALALGVAAAMLGRRIDMAVTWFIDLFLSIPHMILLILIAIAVGKGFFGVLIGVAATHWTSLTRVIRAEVLALKSQPYIAAAKAMGKGPVWIGTKHLLPHVLPQFMVALILLFPHAILHEASITFLGFGLSPEQPAIGVILSESMQYLTAGMWHLAFFPGLCLLVVVLLFDALGENLRILFNPGTANG; encoded by the coding sequence ATGGCTGATGTTCTTGTATTAAAAAGGGTCGTGTTTCCCCGCCGTGTCCGTACCATGGTAGTATTACTGTTTTGTATCATTTTTCTGGCGGTGGTATTTGCAGCGGGCCTTTCCATGGTTCCCGCAGCCTACGATGTGAACTTTCAGGAAAAAAACCTTATGCCCGGCCTGCGGCATCCCTTCGGCACCGACTGGCTGGGCCGGGATATGTTTGCCCGGACCCTAAAGGGGCTTTCCACCAGTATTATTGTCGGGGTGAGCGCCTCGGCGGTCAGTACCCTGATGGCCCTGGCCCTCGGAGTAGCGGCGGCAATGTTGGGCCGCCGTATCGATATGGCGGTTACATGGTTCATTGATCTCTTTCTCAGCATACCCCACATGATCCTCCTTATATTAATCGCCATTGCGGTGGGGAAAGGTTTCTTCGGAGTCCTCATTGGCGTTGCGGCTACCCACTGGACCAGTCTGACCAGGGTTATCCGGGCGGAAGTGTTGGCCCTGAAAAGTCAGCCCTATATCGCCGCAGCAAAAGCCATGGGCAAAGGGCCGGTCTGGATAGGAACAAAACATTTACTCCCCCATGTCCTGCCCCAGTTTATGGTGGCCCTGATCCTCCTCTTTCCCCACGCCATACTTCATGAAGCGTCGATCACCTTCCTTGGTTTCGGCCTCTCCCCGGAGCAGCCCGCTATCGGGGTGATCCTCTCGGAGTCCATGCAGTATCTTACCGCCGGTATGTGGCACCTCGCCTTTTTCCCGGGCCTCTGCCTCCTGGTGGTAGTACTCCTCTTTGATGCGCTTGGCGAAAACCTCAGGATACTTTTTAATCCCGGTACTGCAAATGGGTAA
- a CDS encoding ABC transporter ATP-binding protein yields MEQNTKPAETILSVRDFSIRFLRYEGTFKRQALEVISALEVEIKAGEIAAIVGASGSGKSLLAHAILGILPPNAAVSGEMSYCGEALTQKKLETLRGNKIVLVPQSVSFLDPLMKVGNQVMGENHSAAEVEAVFKRYNLAPRVMELYPFELSGGMARRVLVAAAVITGANLIIADEPTPGLSEALAREALSHLRELADSGTAVMLITHDIRMALQVSDKIAIFYAGMTVETALRDDFSGSGTGLRHPYTRALWRALPQNDFTSLPGTQPYAGTLKDICPFFSRCKIRTEECRNSIPLQELRGGKVRCIHAA; encoded by the coding sequence ATGGAACAAAACACAAAACCTGCGGAGACTATCCTTTCGGTTCGGGATTTCTCGATACGTTTTCTCCGCTATGAAGGAACCTTTAAACGGCAGGCCCTGGAGGTTATTTCCGCCCTGGAGGTGGAAATAAAGGCAGGGGAGATCGCCGCCATAGTCGGCGCCTCCGGGTCCGGTAAGAGCCTCCTGGCCCATGCCATCCTGGGTATACTGCCCCCCAATGCCGCCGTTTCCGGTGAAATGTCTTACTGCGGGGAAGCGCTGACCCAAAAAAAACTCGAAACCCTACGGGGAAACAAAATAGTCCTGGTCCCCCAATCGGTTAGTTTTCTTGATCCCCTTATGAAGGTGGGCAATCAGGTGATGGGGGAAAACCACAGCGCTGCTGAAGTTGAGGCAGTTTTTAAACGGTACAATCTTGCGCCCCGGGTAATGGAACTGTACCCCTTTGAACTTTCAGGTGGCATGGCCCGGAGGGTTCTCGTGGCCGCTGCGGTGATCACGGGGGCAAATCTCATCATAGCGGATGAGCCAACCCCGGGTCTTTCGGAAGCCCTGGCCCGGGAAGCCTTATCCCACCTCCGGGAACTGGCGGATTCCGGCACCGCAGTAATGCTCATCACCCATGATATACGGATGGCGCTACAGGTCTCGGATAAGATAGCTATTTTTTATGCCGGGATGACCGTGGAAACCGCCCTGCGGGACGATTTTTCAGGTAGCGGAACCGGCCTGCGTCATCCCTATACCAGGGCGCTCTGGCGAGCGCTTCCCCAAAACGATTTTACCTCCCTGCCGGGAACTCAGCCTTACGCAGGAACACTGAAGGATATTTGTCCCTTCTTTTCCCGCTGCAAGATCCGGACCGAGGAATGCCGGAATTCGATACCCCTGCAGGAACTGAGAGGCGGAAAGGTACGGTGCATCCATGCGGCTTGA
- a CDS encoding ABC transporter ATP-binding protein has product MRLEAKNLGFKYGGIHAEGPWIFRNINLTFDQEKRVALLGDSGIGKSTLGKLLACYEKPTEGAILLGDAVFGKGYYPVQLILQHPETAVNPRFKLRDTLNEGYTPGEALLDRLGIEPAWLDRYPQELSGGELQRFCIARTLGPQTRFIIADEISAMFDLITQAQIWEALLAEIEIHNIGLIAITHDRDLGKRICEDFIQMEDIIGIT; this is encoded by the coding sequence ATGCGGCTTGAAGCAAAAAACCTTGGATTCAAATACGGCGGTATCCATGCCGAAGGCCCCTGGATATTCAGAAACATCAATCTTACTTTTGATCAGGAGAAGCGGGTTGCCCTTCTGGGGGACAGCGGTATTGGCAAATCAACCCTGGGTAAACTGCTTGCCTGTTATGAAAAGCCGACCGAAGGAGCAATACTGCTTGGGGACGCCGTTTTCGGCAAGGGCTATTATCCGGTGCAGCTTATCCTCCAGCATCCTGAAACTGCGGTAAACCCCCGGTTTAAACTGCGGGATACCCTGAATGAAGGTTACACCCCCGGGGAAGCGCTGCTGGACCGGCTGGGGATTGAACCGGCCTGGCTTGACCGCTACCCTCAGGAGCTTTCCGGTGGTGAGCTGCAGCGTTTCTGTATTGCCCGCACCCTGGGTCCACAAACACGGTTTATCATCGCCGATGAAATTAGCGCCATGTTCGACCTTATTACCCAGGCGCAGATCTGGGAAGCTCTTTTGGCGGAAATAGAAATCCACAACATAGGCCTTATCGCCATAACCCATGACCGGGATTTGGGCAAACGAATCTGTGAGGATTTTATTCAGATGGAGGATATCATTGGAATAACATAG
- a CDS encoding energy-coupling factor ABC transporter permease, whose protein sequence is MHMADALISPAVGGVLWAASAASVACATVKIKNELGDKKIPIMAVAGAFVFAAQMINFTIPGTGSSGHIGGGILLAGLLGPFPALLTIAAVLVIQCLFFADGGLLALGCNIFNMGVIPTLLIYPLIFKPFLKKGITTPRLTLASIVSVVIGLQLGAFGVVLETLASGITALPFSIFVLLMQPIHLAIGVVEGIVTAAVLGFVYAMRPEIIQSSEQRLPLAAEVPIKKPLIALVIITVLVGGILSIFASAYPDGLEWAMEKTAGTTELEAEGPAFRQAGAIQEATAFMPDYDFPNAGEEGSGIGTTVAGIVGAALTCLLAGAAGFIIHRVKNRHA, encoded by the coding sequence ATGCACATGGCTGACGCGCTTATTTCCCCCGCCGTAGGGGGCGTACTGTGGGCCGCGAGCGCCGCTTCTGTGGCCTGCGCGACGGTGAAGATCAAAAATGAACTGGGGGATAAAAAAATCCCCATCATGGCCGTGGCTGGGGCCTTTGTGTTCGCCGCCCAGATGATAAACTTTACCATCCCCGGAACCGGTTCCAGCGGGCATATCGGGGGAGGCATCCTGCTGGCCGGGCTCCTGGGACCTTTCCCGGCGCTCTTAACTATTGCGGCGGTGCTGGTGATCCAGTGCCTGTTTTTTGCCGACGGTGGTCTCCTGGCCCTGGGCTGCAATATCTTTAATATGGGGGTCATCCCCACGCTTCTCATCTATCCCCTGATCTTTAAGCCGTTCCTCAAAAAGGGCATCACCACCCCCCGGCTTACCCTAGCTTCAATTGTCTCGGTGGTCATAGGGCTCCAGCTTGGCGCCTTCGGGGTGGTTCTGGAAACCCTGGCTTCGGGGATTACCGCCCTGCCCTTCTCCATCTTCGTACTCCTCATGCAGCCCATCCATCTGGCCATCGGCGTTGTGGAGGGCATCGTTACTGCAGCGGTCCTGGGCTTTGTCTACGCAATGCGTCCCGAAATCATCCAAAGCAGTGAACAACGGCTTCCCCTGGCGGCGGAGGTTCCCATAAAGAAACCTCTAATCGCCCTAGTGATAATTACGGTCCTGGTGGGAGGAATCCTGTCGATCTTCGCCTCCGCCTATCCCGACGGGCTTGAGTGGGCTATGGAAAAAACGGCGGGAACAACCGAGCTTGAGGCTGAGGGTCCCGCGTTCCGTCAAGCCGGAGCTATCCAGGAGGCCACGGCCTTCATGCCGGACTACGATTTCCCGAACGCCGGGGAGGAGGGCTCCGGCATTGGGACCACCGTGGCGGGGATAGTCGGTGCGGCCCTTACCTGTCTTTTAGCTGGGGCAGCTGGTTTTATAATCCACCGGGTCAAGAACCGTCATGCATGA